One region of Solanum pennellii chromosome 6, SPENNV200 genomic DNA includes:
- the LOC107023201 gene encoding putative pentatricopeptide repeat-containing protein At1g17630, whose translation MLHCCWSSSRRFISQTPFSISTRLCFPSIFTHFHCHSSANHSHKTQSELLDFLDNLLQQCGLNLQQLKQIHEKIIITGSLNSSFIAARLISVYSKFGLVNEAQKVFETCPTDCFSNLLLWNSILRANISHGKCEEAVKLYVKMREYGNLADGFGFPLIIRACGMFGDHNLCSVVHCHAIQMGFRDHLYVGNELMNMYGKIGRMDIASKVFDGMSMRTQVSWNIIVSGFAQNFDCDAAYKTFLLMEPQGFEPNSVTWTSLLSSFARCKRHQDTWKLYVLMRKKQVEATAEAIAVVISVCISDNGIDKCETVHGYVIKGGFENNSIVINSLMCTYGKCGAVRQAECLFSRLQLKTIVSWNSLISCYAESGLCNEAYSLFLQLQVLDDPKMKPNVISWSAVIGAFSIAERHEESLEIFQSMQVARVLANDVTISSVLSVCAELSNFHLGMEIHGYSIRYLMDKSTLVGNGLVNMYIKCGSLWKGNIVFKGVGKKDLISWNTMISGFGMHGLGATALETFEQMTSTGTKPDGITFVAVLSACSHAGLVDEGYKVFDQMKKVFGVEPQMEHYACMVDLLGRAGLLQQASEMVQNMPMRPNACVWGALLNSCKMYKNTEVAEETAAQIFNLESGMTGSYMLLCNLYAVNGRWKDSANVRISAKTQGLKKAPGQSWIEVKKKVYMFLAGQPMDSEMEDVHIMLNILSLHMAKEGCTPQKSFALQCAEEQEDYLYYAS comes from the coding sequence ATGCTTCACTGTTGTTGGTCGAGTTCAAGGCGTTTCATTTCCCAGACTCCATTTTCAATCTCAACTAGACTTTGTTTCCCATCAATTTTCACCCATTTTCACTGTCACTCTTCAGCCAATCATTCCCACAAAACCCAAAGTGAGCTTCTTGACTTCTTGGACAATTTACTTCAACAATGCGGCCTTAATCTTCAACAGCTGAAGCAAATTCATGAAAAGATCATAATCACTGGATCATTAAATTCTTCTTTTATAGCTGCCAGACTCATATCCGTTTACTCTAAATTTGGGCTTGTCAATGAAGCTCAAAAAGTATTTGAAACCTGCCCAACTGATTGCTTCTCGAATTTGCTGTTGTGGAATTCGATCTTGAGGGCTAATATATCTCATGGGAAATGTGAAGAAGCTGTAAAGCTTTATGTTAAGATGCGTGAATATGGTAATTTGGCTGATGGGTTTGGTTTTCCGTTGATTATTCGAGCATGTGGCATGTTCGGTGACCATAATCTCTGCAGTGTAGTGCATTGTCACGCTATACAAATGGGttttagagatcatctttatGTTGGAAATGAATTGATGAACATGTATGGGAAGATTGGGCGTATGGATATTGCAAGTAAAGTGTTTGATGGAATGTCTATGAGAACTCAAGTATCTTGGAATATTATAGTTTCAGGTTTTGCGCAGAACTTTGACTGTGATGCTGCTTACAAGACGTTTCTGCTGATGGAACCTCAGGGGTTTGAACCAAATTCTGTCACTTGGACATCATTGTTATCTAGTTTTGCTAGGTGTAAACGTCATCAGGATACGTGGAAACTTTATgttttgatgagaaagaaacaaGTTGAAGCTACTGCTGAGGCTATTGCTGTAGTAATATCAGTTTGTATTAGTGACAATGGGATTGATAAGTGTGAGACGGTGCATGGATACGTTATCAAAGGGGGCTTTGAAAATAATTCTATTGTGATAAACTCATTAATGTGTACGTATGGGAAATGTGGTGCTGTTAGACAGGCTGAATGTCTGTTTTCCAGATTGCAATTAAAAACTATAGTGAGCTGGAATTCTTTAATATCTTGTTATGCAGAATCAGGTTTATGTAATGAGGCCTACTCGTTATTTTTGCAGTTACAAGTGTTAGATGATCCAAAGATGAAACCTAATGTCATAAGTTGGAGTGCTGTTATAGGGGCATTCTCTATTGCCGAGAGGCATGAGGAGTCCTTAGAAATCTTTCAAAGTATGCAAGTTGCTAGAGTACTGGCCAATGATGTTACGATTTCAAGTGTTTTATCAGTTTGTGCTGAGCTTTCAAACTTCCATCTTGGTATGGAAATCCACGGTTATTCAATAAGGTATCTAATGGATAAAAGTACTTTGGTGGGAAATGGGTTAGTTAATATGTACATAAAGTGCGGTAGTTTGTGGAAAGGAAACATAGTATTTAAGGGAGTAGGaaaaaaagatttgatttcATGGAACACAATGATTTCTGGATTTGGAATGCATGGACTTGGTGCTACTGCCTTAGAAACATTTGAACAGATGACTAGCACAGGAACTAAGCCAGATGGAATTACTTTTGTTGCAGTTCTTTCTGCATGTAGTCATGCAGGCCTTGTTGATGAGGGGTATAAAGTTTTCGATCAGATGAAGAAAGTGTTTGGAGTCGAACCACAAATGGAGCACTATGCTTGTATGGTAGATCTTCTTGGTCGTGCTGGTCTATTGCAGCAGGCTAGTGAAATGGTGCAAAACATGCCAATGAGGCCCAATGCTTGTGTCTGGGGAGCACTACTCAACTCTTgtaaaatgtataaaaacaCGGAAGTCGCAGAAGAAACCGCTGCTCAGATTTTCAACCTTGAGTCTGGGATGACGGGAAGCTATATGTTGCTCTGTAATTTATATGCTGTAAATGGAAGGTGGAAGGATTCAGCAAACGTGAGGATATCAGCGAAGACGCAGGGTTTGAAAAAAGCTCCGGGACAAAGTTGGATTGAGGTGAAAAAGAAGGTTTACATGTTCTTAGCTGGACAACCTATGGATTCAGAGATGGAAGATGTTCATATAATGCTCAATATTCTAAGCCTTCATATGGCTAAAGAAGGATGCACACCCCAAAAGAGCTTTGCTTTGCAATGTGCAGAAGAACAAGAAGATTATCTGTATTATGCATCATGA
- the LOC107023068 gene encoding transmembrane 9 superfamily member 7-like, whose amino-acid sequence MKLCLKLPTLQPFGSLQKKLKMGRGLSGRLTVICFSIVFFISSTNSFYLPGVAPRDFQTGDSLDVKVNKLSSTKTQLPYDYYYLKFCKPTKVLNSAENLGEVLRGDRIENSVYSFLMRQDQSCQVLCRQKLDAESSKNFKEKIDDEYKVNMILDNLPVAVPRQRQDGSQSTTYEHGFRVGFKGNYAGSKEERYFINNHLSFLVKYHKDPETDTARIVGFEVIPNSINHEYKEWNDKNPQVSTCNENTKKLILGSAAPQEVDTDKEVIFTYDVAFKESDVKWASRWDTYLLMNDDQIHWFSIINSLMIVLFLSGMVAMIMMRTLYRDIANYNQLETQDEAQEETGWKLVHGDVFRPPINSGLLCVYVGTGVQILAMTLVTMIFALLGFLSPSNRGGLMTAMVLLWVFMGLLAGYTSARLYKMFKGTEWKRITLKTAFMFPGILFAIFFILNALIWEERSSGAVPFGTMFALVCLWFGISVPLVFVGSYLGYKKPAIEDPVKTNKIPRQIPEQAWYMTPSFSVLIGGILPFGAVFIELFFILTSIWLNQYYYIFGFLFIVFLILIITCAEISVVLCYFQLCSEDYHWWWRAYLTAGSSALYLFLYSVFYFFTKLEITKLVSGILYFGYMLIASYAFFVVTGTIGFYASFWFVRKIYSSVKID is encoded by the exons atgaaacTTTGTCTCAAACTACCGACTCTTCAACCTTTTGGCTCCCTGCAGAAAAAACTGAAGATGGGTCGCGGATTATCCGGCCGGCTCACCGTCATCTGCTTCTCTATTGTCTTCTTCATCTCGTCGACGAACTCCTTCTATCTCCCCGGCGTTGCTCCTCGCGATTTTCAAACT GGTGATTCACTTGATGTTAAAGTGAACAAGCTGTCATCTACTAAGACACAACTTCCCTATGACTATTACTACTTGAAGTTCTGCAAACCTACTAAAGTTTTGAATAGTGCGGAGAATCTGGGGGAGGTTCTTCGAGGAGACCGCATAGAGAATTCAGTTTATTCT TTCCTTATGAGACAAGATCAGTCATGCCAAGTATTGTGTCGGCAAAAACTTGATGCTGaatcttcaaaaaatttcaaggAAAAGATTGACGATGAATACAAAGTTAATAT GATATTGGATAATCTTCCTGTTGCTGTTCCTAGGCAAAGGCAGGATGGAAGTCAGTCAACTACATATGAACATGGTTTCCGTGTTGGGTTCAAGGGGAATTATGCTGGG AGCAAAGAGGAGAGATATTTTATAAACAACCACTTAAGCTTTCTAGTTAAGTACCACAAGGATCCTGAAACTGATACTGCTCGTATTGTTGGGTTTGAAGTCATTCCAAACAG CATTAATCACGAATACAAGGAATGGAATGACAAGAACCCTCAAGTGTCGACGTGCAAtgagaatacaaaaaaattgatactAGGTAGTGCTGCTCCCCAGGAAGTGGATACAGATAAGGAGGTTATATTCACATATGATGTTGCTTTCAAG GAAAGCGATGTGAAGTGGGCTTCTCGTTGGGATACATACCTTCTCATGAATGATGATCAGATTCATTGGTTTTCCATCATAAATTCTCTTATGATCGTTCTCTTCCTATCTGGTATGGTTGCCATGATTATGATGAGAACTTTGTACAGAGATATTGCGAACTATAATCAATTGGAAACAcaagatgaagctcaagaagaAACAGGATGGAAGCTTGTTCACGGAGATGTCTTCCGTCCTCCAATCAATTCTGGATTACTTTGTGTTTATGTTGGAACTGGTGTACAAATACTTGCAATGACACTAGTCACAATGATCTTTGCTCTGCTAGGTTTCTTGTCACCTTCCAACCGCGGTGGACTAATGACTGCCATGGTTCTGTTATGGGTTTTCATGGGTTTGTTGGCTGGGTATACTTCTGCACGTCTATACAAGATGTTCAAGGGAACAGAATGGAAAAGGATTACCTTGAAAACTGCTTTCATGTTCCCTGGTATACTTTTTGCTATCTTCTTCATATTGAATGCTCTCATCTGGGAAGAGCGATCTTCTGGAGCAGTGCCATTTGGAACCATGTTTGCTCTTGTGTGCTTATGGTTTGGAATCTCGGTCCCCTTGGTGTTTGTTGGAAGCTACCTTGGATATAAAAAGCCAGCCATTGAGGACCCTGTTAAGACAAACAAAATCCCTAGGCAAATACCAGAGCAGGCTTGGTACATGACACCGTCTTTTTCTGTACTTATTGGGGGTATTCTCCCATTTGGAGCTGTTTTCATTGAACTCTTCTTCATCCTGACCTCTATATGGCTGAACCAGTACTACTACATCTTTGGTTTCCTTTTCATCGTTTTCCTGATCTTGATAATCACATGTGCGGAGATATCCGTTGTGCTCTGTTACTTCCAGTTGTGCAGTGAAGACTATCATTGGTGGTGGAGAGCATATCTGACTGCTGGATCCTCTGCTTTATACCTGTTTCTCTACTCCGTCTTCTACTTCTTCACCAAGTTGGAAATCACAAAGTTGGTTTCAGGAATCCTGTATTTCGGCTATATGTTGATTGCATCATATGCCTTCTTTGTAGTAACAGGAACCATCGGATTCTATGCTTCCTTCTGGTTTGTTAGGAAAATCTACTCATCTGTGAAGATTGACTGA
- the LOC107023203 gene encoding LOB domain-containing protein 22, which translates to MQNQMTSFTTPNNNNNNNIHIQQTPHTFITDHNNLNHNNNKYTKRVHNINDKNVLLRVSGAGQACAACKYQRRKCAPDCVLAPYFPHDRQRQFLNAHKLFGVSNITKIIRHLDQPFKDEAMRTIIFQSDVRANDPVGGCYRIIRDLQRHIDYCKAELDIVLHQLAYCRAQAVAAAAAVVSEQQQILTDHHATEESFNDNNCDGVVNQVDALVNNNNNASSYDQQPMDQYNPHDSFYNHPRSDQQAEDDQQYNEIQDGQLDLTDINFPWSLHEQESTSTSATNSMMKQLSVNDQCDNIKDPILEGISGFGSFEHDQTFDQHSYSTREQTPIEGRG; encoded by the exons ATGCAGAATCAAATGACCTCCTTTACCACccccaataataataataataataacattcataTTCAACAAACTCCTCATACATTCATCACTGATCACAACAATCtcaatcataataataataagtatacTAAACGTGTTCATAATATCAACGATAAGAATGTCCTTCTTCGTGTTAGTGGTGCAGGACAAGCTTGCGCTGCATGTAAATACCAACGTCGAAAATGTGCCCCTGACTGTGTTCTTGCCCCTTATTTTCCACATGATCGTCAACGACAGTTCCTCAATGCTCATAAATTGTTTGGGGTCAGCAACATTACCAAGATCATTCGCCACCTTGATCAACCGTTCAAAGATGAGGCAATGCGGACCATCATCTTTCAATCTGATGTCCGTGCTAATGATCCTGTTGGTGGTTGTTACCGTATAATCAGAGACCTGCAACGTCATATTGATTATTGCAAAGCAGAGCTCGATATCGTTCTTCATCAACTCGCCTACTGCAGGGCACAGgctgttgctgctgctgctgctgttgtATCTGAACAACAACAGATATTAACAGATCATCATGCAACTGAGGAATCATTTAATGATAATAATTGTGACGGCGTTGTGAATCAAGTAGATGCTCTGgtgaacaataataataatgcatCTTCGTACGATCAACAGCCAATGGATCAGTACAATCCTCATGATAGTTTCTATAATCATCCTCGTTCTGATCAGCAAGCAGAAGATGATCAGCAATACAATGAAATTCAAGATGGGCAATTAGATTTAACAGATATTAACTTCCCTTGGAGCTTGCATGAACAAGAATCCACGTCTACATCAGCTACCAATTCTATGATGAAGCAACTATCTGTTAATGACCAATGTGACAATATCAAGGACCCTATTCTTGAGGGGATTTCAGGTTTCGGAAGTTTCGAACATGATCAAACATTTGACCAACACAG CTATTCAACAAGGGAACAGACTCCAATTGAAGGAAGAGGGTGA
- the LOC107023067 gene encoding beta-galactosidase-like, with protein MALRLVRLNVLLMLLASLGSWVLSGMCSVSYDRNAIIVNGQRRILVSGSIHYPRSTPEMWPDLIQKAKEGGVDVIQTYVFWNGHEPEQGKYYFEERYDLVKFIKIVHQAGLYVHLRIGPYACAEWNFGGFPVWLKYVPGISFRTDNAPFKSAMQKFTTKIVNMMKAERLYESQGGPIILSQIENEYGPIEKRLGEPGKSYLDWAAKMALDLGTGVPWVMCKQDDAPDPVINTCNGFYCDYFSPNKAYKPKIWTEAWTAWFTEFGGPIPYRPVEDLAFGVAKFIQNGGSFINYYMYHGGTNFGRTAGGPFIATSYDYDAPLDEFGLLRQPKWGHLKDLHRAIKLCEPALVSGDPTVTSLGNFQQAHVFTSKSGVCAAFLANYNQHSFATVPFGNRHYNLPPWSISILPDCKNTVYNTARVGAQSALMKMTPAIRGFSWQSYNDEPSSYEDSTFTVVGLLEQINTTRDVSDYLWYMTDVKIDPSEGFLRSGQWPWLKVSSAGPALHVFVNGQLAGTVYGSLKRQKITFNKAVNLRAGINKISLLSIAVGLPNIGPHFETWNTGVLGPVSLSGLNEGKRDLAWQKWSYKVGLKGEALNLHSLSGSSSVEWVEGSLVTQRQPLTWFKTTFNAPAGNEPLALDMNTMGKGQMWINGQSLGRYWPGYKSSGTCSACNYAGYFNENKCLSNCGEASQRWYHVPRSWLHPTGNLLVVFEEWGGDPNAISLVKRELASVCADINEWQPQLVNYKMQASGEVDRPLRPKAHLRCAPGQKITSIKFASFGTPVGVCGSFSEGSCHAHHSYDAFEKYCIGQESCSVPVTPEIFGGDPCPGVMKKLSVEALCS; from the exons ATGGCATTAAGGCTAGTAAGGTTGaatgtgttgttgatgctgTTAGCATCATTGGGTTCATGGGTTTTATCTGGAATGTGTTCTGTGTCATATGACCGTAATGCTATTATTGTGAATGGTCAAAGGAGAATTCTTGTTTCTGGATCTATTCACTACCCAAGAAGCACTCCTGAG ATGTGGCCGGATCTTATTCAGAAGGCGAAAGAAGGAGGGGTGGATGTGATTCAGACTTATGTTTTCTGGAATGGACATGAGCCTGAACAAGGCAAA TATTACTTTGAAGAGAGGTATGATCTAGTGAAGTTCATTAAGATAGTGCATCAAGCAGGTCTTTATGTGCATCTCAGGATTGGGCCTTATGCTTGTGCTGAATGGAATTTTGG GGGTTTTCCTGTTTGGTTGAAGTATGTTCCAGGCATCAGTTTCAGAACAGATAATGCACCTTTCAAG TCTGCAATGCAAAAGTTCACTACCAAGATTGTTAATATGATGAAAGCGGAACGGCTGTATGAATCTCAGGGTGGCCCTATAATACTATCCCAG ATTGAGAATGAATATGGGCCAATTGAGAAGAGACTGGGTGAACCAGGTAAATCTTACTTAGACTGGGCAGCAAAAATGGCTTTGGATCTTGGTACTGGTGTACCTTGGGTCATGTGCAAGCAAGATGATGCTCCAGATCCTGTT ATAAACACTTGCAATGGTTTCTACTGTGACTACTTCTCACCAAATAAGGCTTATAAACCCAAGATATGGACTGAAGCCTGGACTGCCTG GTTCACTGAATTTGGAGGTCCAATTCCTTATCGTCCTGTTGAGGACTTGGCGTTTGGGGTTGCTAAATTTATACAGAATGGGGGGTCATTCATCAATTACTACATG TATCATGGAGGAACAAACTTTGGCAGGACTGCTGGTGGCCCATTTATTGCTACTAGTTATGATTATGATGCACCACTTGATGAATTTG GATTATTACGGCAACCTAAGTGGGGTCATCTGAAAGATCTGCATAGAGCAATAAAGCTTTGTGAACCAGCTTTAGTATCTGGAGATCCAACTGTGACATCCCTTGGAAACTTTCAACAA GCTCATGTTTTTACGTCAAAGTCTGGAGTGTGTGCTGCATTCCTTGCAAACTACAACCAACATTCCTTTGCTACAGTCCCCTTTGGGAACAGGCATTATAACTTGCCACCTTGGTCTATCAGCATTCTACCTGACTGCAAGAACACAGTTTATAATACTGCAAGG GTTGGTGCTCAAAGTGCTCTGATGAAGATGACTCCAGCAATTAGAGGATTTTCTTGGCAGTCATACAATGACGAGCCATCATCTTATGAAGACAGTACTTTCACGGTTGTTGGGTTACTGGAGCAGATAAATACCACAAGAGACGTGTCTGATTATCTGTGGTATATGACTGA TGTCAAGATTGATCCAAGTGAAGGGTTCTTGAGAAGCGGACAATGGCCATGGCTTAAAGTCTCTTCAGCTGGTCCTGCTTTGCATGTTTTTGTGAATGGTCAATTAGCAG GAACTGTATATGGAAGTTTAAAAAGGCAGAAAATTACTTTCAATAAAGCAGTAAATCTAAGAGCTGGTATAAACAAGATTTCTCTGCTAAGCATTGCTGTTGGTCTTCCG AATATTGGCCCACATTTTGAGACATGGAATACTGGTGTTCTTGGGCCAGTTTCACTCAGTGGTCTTAACGAGGGGAAAAGAGATTTAGCATGGCAGAAATGGTCTTACAAG GTTGGTCTAAAAGGAGAAGCCTTGAATCTTCATTCGCTCAGTGGCAGCTCATCTGTTGAGTGGGTTGAGGGCTCTTTGGTGACTCAAAGACAGCCTCTCACATGGTTCAAG ACTACTTTCAATGCTCCAGCTGGAAATGAGCCTTTGGCTTTAGATATGAATACCATGGGCAAAGGTCAAATGTGGATAAATGGACAAAGCCTTGGACGTTACTGGCCTGGATATAAATCATCTGGTACTTGCAGTGCCTGTAACTATGCAGGCTACTTTAATGAGAACAAGTGCTTAAGTAACTGTGGAGAGGCCTCACAGAGATG GTATCACGTGCCACGTTCTTGGCTGCATCCTACTGGAAACTTGTTAGTTGTATTTGAGGAATGGGGAGGAGATCCCAACGCAATCTCTTTGGTCAAGAGAGAATTAGCAAGTGTCTGTGCAGATATAAATGAATGGCAACCACAGTTGGTGAATTATAAGATGCAAGCATCTGGGGAAGTTGACAGGCCACTCAGGCCTAAAGCACACCTCCGTTGTGCTCCTGGTCAAAAGATTACGTCAATCAAATTTGCTAGCTTTGGAACACCAGTGGGGGTCTGTGGAAGCTTCAGTGAAGGAAGCTGTCACGCCCACCACTCATACGATGCCTTTGAAAAG TACTGCATTGGGCAAGAGTCGTGTTCAGTACCTGTGACACCAGAAATTTTTGGTGGTGATCCATGTCCAGGTGTTATGAAGAAACTCTCAGTTGAAGCTCTCTGCAGTTGA
- the LOC107023202 gene encoding protein HOTHEAD, whose protein sequence is MAVVIGAVMPVIVKLLLLLLCLNFNSSLTQARKWESWKDKYPFIKPASSFSSSNAWSSGSSKGHNYDYIIVGGGTAGCPLAATLSQKFNVLLLERGGVPFANANVSLMQNFHISLADTSPHSASQIFASTDGVFNARARVLGGGTCINAGFYSRASQSYIKKAGWDSKLVNESFPWIEKQIVHKPILAPWQKAVSDGLLEVGISPYNGFTYDHIYGTKFGGTLFDRFGHRKTAADLLTSANPEKLDVLVHAMVQKIEFDTSGRKPRAVGVIFKDEKGNQHTAFLSKRKGSEIIVSSGAIGSPQILLLSGIGPKAELKKLNISVVFDNKFVGKGMSDNPLNTIFVPTNRPVQQSLIQTVGITKMGVYIEASSGYGETEDSIHCHHGVVSAEIGQLSAIPPKQRTLEAIEVYKRNKKHVPQEAFRGGFILEKIATPLSTGQISLKSTKVDDSPSVTFNYFSHPRDLKRCVDGIRIVEKIVKSKHFTTYAQCDKDTLDKLLNMSVQANINLIPKHTNDTESLEQFCKDTVTTIWHYHGGCQVGKVVTPDYRVMNVNRLRVIDGSTFNESPGTNPQATVLMMGRYMGVKILRERLGRAAGL, encoded by the exons ATGGCAGTGGTAATTGGTGCAGTTATGCCTGTAATTGTCAAGCTTTTGCTGCTGCTTTTATGCCTCAATTTTAACTCTTCTCTCACTCAAG CAAGAAAATGGGAATCATGGAAAGATAAATACCCATTCATAAAGCCAGCAAGctcattttcatcatcaaatgCTTGGAGCAGTGGTAGCAGCAAGGGTCATAATTATGACTACATAATAGTGGGAGGAGGCACAGCTGGCTGTCCATTGGCAGCAACTTTGTCACAGAAATTCAATGTGTTGTTACTGGAAAGAGGAGGAGTCCCATTTGCCAATGCAAATGTCTCCTTGATGCAGAATTTTCACATCTCTTTGGCTGACACTTCTCCTCATTCTGCTTCCCAAATTTTTGCTTCAACTGATGGTGTCTTTAATGCAAGAGCTAGAGTCTTGGGTGGAGGCACTTGCATCAATGCTGGTTTCTATAGTCGCGCTAGCCAAAG CTATATCAAGAAAGCAGGATGGGATTCTAAACTGGTAAATGAATCATTCCCCTGGATTGAGAAGCAAATTGTTCATAAACCAATCTTAGCACCATGGCAAAAAGCAGTAAGCGACGGTCTACTAGAAGTTGGTATATCACCTTATAATGGATTCACTTATGATCATATATATGGAACCAAGTTTGGAGGAACTCTTTTCGATAGATTTGGTCATCGGAAGACTGCAGCTGATCTTCTCACCTCAGCCAATCCTGAGAAGCTTGATGTTTTGGTGCACGCGATGGTTCAAAAGATCGAATTTGACACATCAG GAAGGAAGCCAAGAGCAGTAGGAGTCATCTTCAAAGACGAAAAGGGGAACCAACACACAGCATTCCTTTCAAAGAGAAAGGGAAGTGAAATTATAGTGTCATCTGGTGCAATTGGAAGTCCTCAGATTCTGTTGCTTAGTGGAATAGGACCAAAGGCtgaattgaaaaaattgaacatCTCGGTGGTGTTTGATAATAAATTTGTCGGTAAAGGCATGTCAGACAACCCCTTGAACACCATATTTGTTCCAACAAATAGGCCTGTTCAGCAGTCACTTATCCAGACTGTAGGAATTACCAAGATGGGGGTCTATATTGAAGCTAGTAGTGGATATGGAGAAACCGAAGATAGCATTCATTGTCATCATGGTGTCGTTTCAGCTGAG ATAGGGCAACTCTCCGCAATTCCTCCAAAGCAAAGAACACTGGAAGCAATTGAAGTCtacaaaagaaacaagaaacatGTTCCACAAGAAGCATTCAGGGGAGGTTTCATATTGGAAAAGATTGCGACACCTTTATCAACAGGGCAGATTAGCTTGAAGAGCACCAAGGTTGATGACAGTCCTTCCGTCACCTTCAACTACTTCAGCCATCCACGCGACCTGAAGAGATGTGTAGATGGCATACGCATCGTGGAGAAGATTGTGAAATCGAAACATTTCACCACTTATGCACAGTGTGACAAGGATACACTGGACAAGTTGCTAAACATGAGTGTCCAAGCTAACATTAATCTTATACCGAAACACACTAATGATACAGAGTCGCTTGAACAGTTCTGCAAAGACACAGTGACTACAATATGGCACTACCATGGCGGTTGCCAAGTAGGCAAGGTGGTAACCCCTGATTACCGAGTTATGAATGTCAACAGGCTCCGGGTCATTGATGGTTCGACATTCAACGAGTCACCAGGCACCAATCCTCAAGCCACCGTGTTGATGATGGGCAG GTACATGGGAGTAAAGATTTTAAGAGAGAGATTAGGAAGAGCAGCTGGTTTGTAA